AAACCCGATGTTAGGTTGGCGAGGGGCGGCACGTTACTATGATGAAGGTTACAGAGAAGCTTTTGCCCTAGAGTGTCATGCAATCAAGCGAGTACGGGAAGATATGGGTTTGACTAATGTTATCCCCATGATTCCCTTCTGTCGCACTCCCGATGAGGGGCGTTTAGTATTAGCAGAAATGGCAAACAATGGTTTAAAACAAGGCGTTAATAATTTGCAAGTTTATGTAATGTGTGAACTGCCCAGCAATGTAATTATGGCTGAAGAATTTGCTGAAGTATTTGATGGTTTTTCCATTGGTTCCAATGACCTAACTCAGCTGACATTGGGGTTAGATAGGGATTCGGCTTTAGTAGCGCGGTTGTTTGATGAACGCAGCCCCGCTGTTAAGCAAATGGTGAAAATGGCCATAGAAGCTGCGAAAAAACGTCACCGTAAAATCGGTATTTGTGGGCAAGCACCCAGCGATTATCCAGAATTTGCTCGGTTCTTGGTTGAACAAGGTATTGACTCTATTAGTCTAAATCCAGATTCGGTTTTAAAAACCATGCTGGAAATAGCAAAAGTTGAGAATGGTGAGTCCTAAATTGTGTCATTTTTATAGCTGACTATTTTCTAATTGCTGATTGAGCGTTGCTGATTTCAGAAATGAAAAAATATTTGAAAGCTAACATTTTCGGTAAAATTCATATCACTAATCAGCAACGCCGTTAATGGGTCGATACTCAATCATGTAATCATAGTAAAAGTAGCTTGAGCAATATATGCCAGTTAGAGACCGCTATCATGAGAACGTCAAGAATGCCCTAATCAAAGATGGGTGGACGATTACTGATGATCCCTTTCATCTGAAGTGGGGGAAAAGGGATATGTACGTTGATCTGGGTGCAGAAAAATTGATTGCTGCTGAAAAGGAAGGACAGCTAATAGCAGTTGAGATTAAAACGTTTCGCAGCGTATCAGATATGACCGATCTGGAACACGCACTGGGACAATACCTTGCATATCGCTCTGTGATGACTAGAACCAATCCCGATCGCGTTCTCTATCTTGCCGTTCGTGATGAAGTATACGCTGATATTTTTGATGAGCCAATTGCTAAACTTTTGGTAGAGGATTACAAAGTCCATATAGTTGTATTTAGGCTAGAGCAAGAGGTTATTTTCAGATGGATACCTTGGAGCAATACAGGCAGTTAATTCGGAATATTCTGATTGAACACACGAAGATTCCCTTCAGCGTTGGCGATATTCAATTTGAGACAGTTTTCGACAGCGAACAAGACCGCTACCTATTAATGATTTTGGGAAGAGAACCAGCCTATGATTTGTCTCCAATTGTGACTCGGCGTGTTCATGGCTGTCTGATTCACGTTGATATTATTGATGGCAAAATTTGGATTCAACGTGATGGTACTGAAGAAGGAGTAGCAACGGAATTTGTCAAAGCAGGTGTACCGAAGGATCGGATTGTGTTGGGATTCCGGTCTGAGGAACTGAGAAAAGATTCAGAATTTGCTGTTGCATAATTACGAATTAGTATGACAGCACTTTTTGAAACTGAACGGTTAATTATTCGTAGTTGGATACCCGATCGCGATGCTGAACAAGTGTTTGAGATTTATAATGACCCTGAAGTTACGTATTTTCTTGGTAATGGATCTCGTAACACGAATGTTCAATCAACGCGTCAGCGGTTAATTGATTGGACAGACCAAAGTAAAAATGGTACTGGTTCTTGGGCAATTGTAGAAAAAGATACTACAAAAATTGTGGGAACAATCCTTCTCGAACCACTTCCTGATCAATATCGCTTACCCACAGAAGATTATGAAGTAGGTTGGCACTTGCGGCGAACTTCTTGGGGTAAAGGCTATGCAACAGAAGCAGGACGAGGTATGCTCAACTACGGATTTAATGTCCTGAATCTGCCAGTAATTTATGCCGTAGTCAAGCCAAAACATGATGCCTCAATTCGTGTCACCCAAAGATTGGGTATGAAGCCAGTGGGAAAGACAAAGAAATATTACGGTATTGAACTGCTGCTGTTTCAAAAAGATGCACCAAGAAGAAGAGCAGGGGAGCAGGGGAGCAGGGGAGCAGGGGGGATAGGGAGATAGGGAGATGGGGGGACAAGGAGAATAACTATTGACTATTGACTAATGACTATTGACTAATGACTATTGACTATTGACTAATGACTATTGACTAATGACTATTGACTAATGACTAATGACTATTGACTATTGACTAATGACTAAAAAATGGTTCCAAATTGGGCTATTGGGTATATTTATCCTCTCAGTTGCTTTACGATTTTGGGGGCTGGGACGATTTAATACTTTAGTATTTGATGAAGTTTACTACGCTAAATTTGGCAATAACTATCTCAACCATGTGCCTTTTTTTGATGGTCATCCGCCACTAGGTAAATATATGATTGCGATGGGAATATGGCTTAGTAGTCATGTTCCTTTTTGGCAAGATCCGCTAAAAAATGGACTGACGGGTTCGCTGTTGTCGCCTTGGAATTATCGTTGGATTAATGCATTTTCGGGTTCATTTATTCCGTTAATTATTGCTGGTATTGCCTATCAGATAAGTTATCGTCGCAGCTTTACTTTGCTTGCTGGGTTGTTTACAGCCTGTGATGGTATATTTCTCGTAGAATCTCGCTATGCTCTGATTAATATCTATATAGTTCTGTTTGGGTTGTTGGGGCAGTGGTTTTTCTTATTGGCATTGGCTAATCAAAAACAAAGACGCAGTGTCTATTTAGTAGTTGCTGGTATTGCTTTTGGTGCGTCAATTTCTACAAAGTGGAACGGTTTATTTTTTCTGTTGGGTATATATCTCATTTGGTTAATAGGTTGGATATGGCAATCTTTAATCAAAACAACAGCGCAGACAACAGATGTAATCGATGATTTATCTGCTACTCCTACAAATCACTCCTCAATTACATCTATTAGCTATTGGCAATCCAATGATCAAAATCTCAGTTCCTTGCAAAAGTTAACTGAAATAAATATTTGGCAAATTGTATTATTTTTAGGAATTATTCCACTTGCAGTTTACAGTTTGCTGTGGATTCCTCACCTGCAATTAGATACAAAATATGGGTTTATACAAGTACATAAGGAAATTTTAGCGTTTCACGAACGTCTTGGTGGTAACACTGCTAAAGTACATCCTTATTGTGCTGCTTGGTACAAATGGCCTTTGATCACTCGACCAATGGCGTATTATTATCAAACTGCTCAAAGCGTCACTGACCCATTACCTGTTTTGGGGCCTCCTTTACCTTCTGGTGCGGGAAAAGTTATTTATGATGTGCATGCGATGGGCAACCCTTTTTTGTGGTGGTTTGGTATCGCTGCCATTGTATTTTTAATATGGATGCTGGTATCAGAATTTGTGATGCCTTGGGTGAAGCAAAAGCATTTTTCTCTACCACCAAAACTTAGTGTTGATACGTGGATTGCTTTATATTTAGTTTTAAATTATACCACTAACTTAGTACCTTGGATGAAGGTGACAAGGTGCGCTTTTATTTACCATTATATGACGGCTGTAGTATTTGCTTTTTTAGCGATCGCTTGGTTTGTCGATCAATGCCTTCACAGTTATTATCGAGAACTTCGAGCAGTGGGTCTGACAATTTCTTTTCTGATTTTGACTGCTTTTGTGTTCTGGATGCCCATTTATTTAGGTTTACCCATATCTTCCTTCGATTATAAGGTGCGGATGTGGTTTAGCTCTTGGATTTAAGTATAGGCTCTTGAGCAGGGGAGGAGGGGGGATGGGGAGAATAATAACTCCTAACTCCTAACTCCTAACTCCTAACTTTAATTGAATCCGTTTTAGCTTAATATCAATTAATATATAGGACTCATATTTGATTTAAGAACAAAACTCAGTACACCTTTATTCCTTCTTCCCAGTCCCCAGTCCCTTACCTCTACGAGTGATTCAGAAATCAAATCGGATTGCTATAGATTAATTATTTGTATTTAATGGCAAAAATGAGCTTTTTGCAAGAATTATATCCTCTTCCTCTATGCTTAATTAGTACTTTACATAGCTATACATAAACGGTTTAATTAATCACTTATTTTTTCATATTTCTTATCTGTATATAGGTTTAGCGCCTGTTAGACTGTAAAACGCAATCAGCTTAGGGAAACACCAAGAAAAGCGACTGAACTGAGCTATCAAAAGCTAGCTTTCTCAAAAATGCTTATTGGATAGAGATGGGAGATTCTAGATAAGATTAACTATAATAAACTTGGTCAACGATGAGGTATAAAACTTAGAGTATTTATCGTTCTAAGTTCGGAATTTATGAATTTTTATCTCTACACAGAGATAAATAAATACACAATAACATTTAGGTAGTGTGGTAAACCAATAGGTAAGAAAACCTATATATTCTACTTTTCATGCTCCCAGACAACAGAGGAGAATCTGAATGACCATAGACTTACAATTGCCAGATATTAATGTAACTAGCTTAAAAGAAGCTCCGATTCATCTTTTTAAGCAAATTCAGCCTCATGGAGTGCTTTTAGTTTTGGAGGAACCTGAACTAAAAATATTACAAATTAGCAATAATACATGGAAGATTTTTGGCATTAATCCCGAAAATCTTTTGCAAACAAAACTAGAGGAATTACTCGACCCATTCCAAGTTGAGACTATTAAAGCAGCTTTGTTTGAAGGCAATCTAGAATATATTAATCCTACAAAAATTTGGGTAAGAAAAAAAGGTGATGATTACGCAGTATTTGATGCTGTTTTTCACCGAAATTCTGAAGGGATTTTGATTCTGGAATTAGAACCAGCTTTTTCTCGTGAAAATATCCCATTCTTAAGCTTTTATCATCTGGCGAAAGCTTCTATTAACCAGCTAGAAAAAACCTCAAATCTTCGTGATTTTTGTCAGATAATTGTTCAGGAAGTGCAAAAAGTCACTGGATTTGATCGGGTAATGCTCTATAAATTTGATGATGATGGACATGGGTCAGTCATCGCTGAAGAAAAACTAGAAAGTATGGAACCTTATCTAGGATTGCACTACCCGGAATCAGATATTCCTAAACCAGCGAGAAAGTTATTCGCTTCTAATTCAATTAGATTAATCCCAGATGCGGAGGCTGAACCTGTACAAATAGTACCTGCGATTAATCCGGTTAGCGATCGCCCGGTTGATTTAACTAACTCAATTCTCAGAAGTGCGGCTTCTTGTCACATGGAATATCTACACAATATGGGTGTAGGCGCTTCGTTGACTATCTCTTTGATTAAAGACCAAAAACTTTGGGGCTTAATTGCTTGTCATCATCAAACACCTAAACATGTTTCCTACGAGTTGCGGAAAGCGTGCGAATTTTTGGGACGAGTAATATTTACAGAAATTTCCGCTAGAGAAGAAACAGAAGATTACGACTATCGCATGAGTTTGACACATATTCAATCGCTTTTGATTGAATATATGTCCCAAGAAGAAAACTTTATTGATGGTTTAGTTAAACACCAACCTAATCTGCTCAATTTAACCAGCGCTCAAGGAGCAGCTGTGTGTTTTGGTGAGCATTGTACAGTAAATCGGTGCAGAAAGGCTAGAAGATGAATGGTTGTTCTGGGTGCGCGATAATGGTATTGGCATTGACCCACAGTTTAGCGATCGCATTTTTGTCATCTTTCAACGCTTACACACGCGCGATGAATATCCTGGTACAGGTATGGGTTTAGCTATCTGTAAAAAGATCATTGAGTGCCATCGGGGGCGGATTTGGGTAGAGTCACAATTAGGAGAGGGCGCAACCTTCTACTTTACAATCCCAGTGGGAGGACATGAGCGTGAGCGTAGAAACGGAAGAAAAACCCAAAACCATCTTTTTGGTCGAGGACAATAAAGCCGATATCCGCCTCATCCAAGAAGCGTTGAAAAACAGCGTAGTACCGCACGAGGTAGTGACGGTTAGGGATGGCGTGGATGCTATGGCTTTTTTACGCCAAGAGGGCGAGTATGCCAATGCACCCCGCCCTGACCTCATCCTGCTCGATTTGAACTTACCCAGAAAGGACGGTCGAGAGGTATTGGCAGAAATTAAAGCCGACCCTATGCTGAAACGCATCCCCGTAGTAGTACTGACAACCTCCAGAAATGAAGATGACATTTTTTACAGCTACGATTTGCATGTGAACTGCTACATCACTAAATCTCGCAACCTCAGCCAACTCTTCCAAATCGTCAAAGGAATTGAAGATTTCTGGCTTTCTATCGTCACCCTACCATCGCAATAAGAGGATGGGGAGATGGGGGGATGGGGGATGAGGAGGATGAGGGGGATGAGGGAGATGAGGGAGATGAGGGGGATGAGGGGGATGAGGGAGATAATAAACTCCTCACTCCTCACTCCTCACTCTTAACTCCTAATTCCTAACTTCTAACTTTTAACTCCTAACTTTTAACTCCTAACTCCTAACTCCTAACTCCTCACTCCTCACTCAGCACTCAAACTATGGTTGCAAGCTCAGTAAAAATCTTGTTAATTGAGGATAACCCGGCAGAAGCTAGGCTGTTGCAAGAGTTGCTGAAGCAAGCACAGTCCAAAGAGTTTAGTTTGGTTCATGTGAAGCGATTGCAGGCAGCCCTCAAAGAACTCCATCAAGACAGTTATGATGTAATTCTGTTGGATTTAACTTTACCTGATAGCCAAGGATTATCATCCTTGCCGCAATTGATTAATCATGCTCCCAGCCTGCCAATTGTTGTACTCACAAATCTCAACGACGAAGATCTGGCAATTGAGGCAGTACGTCAGGGAGCGCAAGATTATTTAGTCAAGCGGCAAGTAAATGTAGAAGTGCTGGTTCGCTCTGTAAATTATGCGATCGAACGCAAGCAGGTTTTAGAAACATTACGTACAGTTAATCAAACTTTACAAAGTAGAGTAGATGAACGAACAGCTGAACTGGTGAAAGCCAAAGAACTGAATCAGTTCAAATCTGAATTTGTCTCGATGCTCTCCCATGATATTCGTAATCCCTTGAATACTATTCTCTTAGCTGCTGGATTGTTACAAAGCAGTGACGAAAAATTGAGCAAAGAGAAAAAACACGTTCATATACAAATCATTCGCTCAGCTATCAAAAACATGGCACAAATGTTAGATGAAGTGTCATTAATAGGTAAAGCTGATTCCGGTAAACTTCAGTTTGAACTTTGCGCTCTGGATTTGGAAAGATTGTGTCATCTATTAGTTGAAGAAGCCCAATTAACTGTAAGAGAAAAGCAATTGACTGTAGTGTTCACCAGTTTTGGAGAATTCAGCAAAGGATTATGGGATGAAAGTTTGCTACGCCATATTTTAGGTAATTTACTTGGTAACGCCATTAAGTATTCGCCACCAGGCGGTAAAGTTGAATTTGAACTAATTGGCCAGGGAAATACAATAACTTTCCGAATTCAAGATTGGGGAATTGGCATTTCTGAAAACGACCAAAAGCAACTGTTTCAGCCTTTCCACCGTGGAGAAAATGTTGGTAGAATTCCTGGCACTGGTTTGGGATTAGCAATTGTTAAAAAGTGTGTCGAGGCGCACGGGGGAGAAATTTTGGTCAATAGTGAAGTTGGTGTAGGTACTACGTTTACTGTGACGCTACCTGTGATTAAGTAAGTGGGCATCAATTGAAATTGAGTTTAATTAAACAAGCGGTAATATCTAATAATTTGAGGTTAAGTAAAGTTTTGTGGACAGTAGCCCAATCCGCTAATGAAATTTTGTCGGAATACTTCAATCTCATCAGGCTGCGGTCTACCATGAGAAACGACGACAATTTGATAGCGGCGCATCACATGAAGTACGGAATGTCCAGTTTCCAAACTGTTCAGAACCTTACCCATTAACTCAGTTGGGCAGTAAACAATTCCTAATTCACTTAAGAAAGCCCTAATATCTTTATCCTTGTCTACAGAAATAAAGGATTTCATTTTGATGTTGACTATCCAGCCATCGAACTGACTAATGACAGTAATAAATTTAACAGGAACACGATTGTTACTAAAATATTCAACAACTCGCAGTGTAAGACTAGCATTGGCCAGACAGTAGAGGTATTGCATAATGACGAGAGCGGATTTGTGACTTTCTCAAAATAATCCCTAAATCTAAAGATCTTGTGAGGATTTTAGTTTTTTAGATAGTTCCTCAACCCAACCTAATAAAACGTGAGTTCGACGGATATAAAAAACCCCGCTTCCATTCCTCTTTCCCCCAATCCCCAGAGGGGGCCCGAGTCCCCCACAGGGAGAGAGGCTTTGAAACCTTGATTTTTTCGTTGAAAACGCGGAATATTTCTGCCCCTCTCCGCATCCAAGAGGGGTTGGGGAGAGGTTCATCGAACTCACGTTTTACAGATATCACAGCCCGCAAATAGGCGTTCGTTTGTGAGTATAATTTCCATCCCAGTGCCAGATTAAGCCTTTGCCTCCTTAACAATTATTCTCTACCTTTTTAAATAAAGCCCGATAAACAGGTTCACCCTTTTTTTGAGTATATGTTTCCCGTTCTGTGGGGACTGGTAAGGGATTTTCGGTTAGCCATTCTTCTATACCAAATCTTTGAAAAGCTGGGTGTGCAGCAAAGCGATCGCACATTTCTACAGCGATAAATTTCATATCTGATTGCAGAAAAACTTTCCCCTCAACCGCCAGATAATTAGCTAATTCTTCTACTAATTCTGGTTGCACTACCCGGCGTTTAGCGTGACGGGTTTTAAACCAAGGATCAGGAAATTGAATGGTCACACGCTGTAAGGTTCCTGGAGGTACGGAAGATAACAGCGATCGCAATGAGTTATTGACATTGGAAAACAAATAGTACAAATTTGTTAAACCCAATTCATCACGCAACTTATTCGCCTCTACTACCAAGGGTTCTCGAATTTCCAACCCCAGAAAATTCCACTTGGGTTCTATCTGGGCCATATTTAACAAAAACTGTCCCCTAGCACAGCCTATATCTAGATGTAGCGGTTGGTTGAACTGTGCATAAACTTTTTCCCAGTCAACAGGATTGGCTGGTGTTTGATACTTTTGACCAAGTGGGTTAACGTGTTGACGAACTCTAAT
Above is a window of Nostoc sp. UHCC 0702 DNA encoding:
- a CDS encoding XisH family protein, which translates into the protein MPVRDRYHENVKNALIKDGWTITDDPFHLKWGKRDMYVDLGAEKLIAAEKEGQLIAVEIKTFRSVSDMTDLEHALGQYLAYRSVMTRTNPDRVLYLAVRDEVYADIFDEPIAKLLVEDYKVHIVVFRLEQEVIFRWIPWSNTGS
- a CDS encoding XisI protein translates to MDTLEQYRQLIRNILIEHTKIPFSVGDIQFETVFDSEQDRYLLMILGREPAYDLSPIVTRRVHGCLIHVDIIDGKIWIQRDGTEEGVATEFVKAGVPKDRIVLGFRSEELRKDSEFAVA
- a CDS encoding GNAT family N-acetyltransferase, whose amino-acid sequence is MTALFETERLIIRSWIPDRDAEQVFEIYNDPEVTYFLGNGSRNTNVQSTRQRLIDWTDQSKNGTGSWAIVEKDTTKIVGTILLEPLPDQYRLPTEDYEVGWHLRRTSWGKGYATEAGRGMLNYGFNVLNLPVIYAVVKPKHDASIRVTQRLGMKPVGKTKKYYGIELLLFQKDAPRRRAGEQGSRGAGGIGR
- a CDS encoding phospholipid carrier-dependent glycosyltransferase translates to MTKKWFQIGLLGIFILSVALRFWGLGRFNTLVFDEVYYAKFGNNYLNHVPFFDGHPPLGKYMIAMGIWLSSHVPFWQDPLKNGLTGSLLSPWNYRWINAFSGSFIPLIIAGIAYQISYRRSFTLLAGLFTACDGIFLVESRYALINIYIVLFGLLGQWFFLLALANQKQRRSVYLVVAGIAFGASISTKWNGLFFLLGIYLIWLIGWIWQSLIKTTAQTTDVIDDLSATPTNHSSITSISYWQSNDQNLSSLQKLTEINIWQIVLFLGIIPLAVYSLLWIPHLQLDTKYGFIQVHKEILAFHERLGGNTAKVHPYCAAWYKWPLITRPMAYYYQTAQSVTDPLPVLGPPLPSGAGKVIYDVHAMGNPFLWWFGIAAIVFLIWMLVSEFVMPWVKQKHFSLPPKLSVDTWIALYLVLNYTTNLVPWMKVTRCAFIYHYMTAVVFAFLAIAWFVDQCLHSYYRELRAVGLTISFLILTAFVFWMPIYLGLPISSFDYKVRMWFSSWI
- a CDS encoding response regulator; amino-acid sequence: MSVETEEKPKTIFLVEDNKADIRLIQEALKNSVVPHEVVTVRDGVDAMAFLRQEGEYANAPRPDLILLDLNLPRKDGREVLAEIKADPMLKRIPVVVLTTSRNEDDIFYSYDLHVNCYITKSRNLSQLFQIVKGIEDFWLSIVTLPSQ
- a CDS encoding hybrid sensor histidine kinase/response regulator; this encodes MVASSVKILLIEDNPAEARLLQELLKQAQSKEFSLVHVKRLQAALKELHQDSYDVILLDLTLPDSQGLSSLPQLINHAPSLPIVVLTNLNDEDLAIEAVRQGAQDYLVKRQVNVEVLVRSVNYAIERKQVLETLRTVNQTLQSRVDERTAELVKAKELNQFKSEFVSMLSHDIRNPLNTILLAAGLLQSSDEKLSKEKKHVHIQIIRSAIKNMAQMLDEVSLIGKADSGKLQFELCALDLERLCHLLVEEAQLTVREKQLTVVFTSFGEFSKGLWDESLLRHILGNLLGNAIKYSPPGGKVEFELIGQGNTITFRIQDWGIGISENDQKQLFQPFHRGENVGRIPGTGLGLAIVKKCVEAHGGEILVNSEVGVGTTFTVTLPVIK
- the trmB gene encoding tRNA (guanosine(46)-N7)-methyltransferase TrmB; this encodes MPKKIRVRQHVNPLGQKYQTPANPVDWEKVYAQFNQPLHLDIGCARGQFLLNMAQIEPKWNFLGLEIREPLVVEANKLRDELGLTNLYYLFSNVNNSLRSLLSSVPPGTLQRVTIQFPDPWFKTRHAKRRVVQPELVEELANYLAVEGKVFLQSDMKFIAVEMCDRFAAHPAFQRFGIEEWLTENPLPVPTERETYTQKKGEPVYRALFKKVENNC